One region of Nothobranchius furzeri strain GRZ-AD chromosome 16, NfurGRZ-RIMD1, whole genome shotgun sequence genomic DNA includes:
- the LOC107373324 gene encoding angiotensin-converting enzyme, translating into MGGGGVDRLVKSLLMLLPVLLRCEALRESWQPGNYTNSTADAQRFLRDYNSTAEEVFFFSVSASWNYYTNLTDYNANLQVSAALEGQAFLKAWGKKAKQVFSNELLDFEDMRLMEGIMLLGPANLPQKEREELDTILSIMQHIYSTTKVHPRPNISWSLEPELTDIMAKSRSYKTLLYVWEAWHNDSGVPIKEYYPRFVELSNKASRGDGFNDTGAEWRSWFETPTFEQDIEKLYMTIEPLYLNLHAFVRRKLYNFYGPRYINLKGPIPAHLLGNMWAQTWNNIFDMMVPFPDKPNVDVTAEMVKQGYNATHMFRVAEEFFTSLDLAEMPEEFWEGSMLVKPEDREVVCQTSAWDFYNRKDFRIMQCTTVTMEQLITAHREMAYIEYFMQYKDQPVGFRAGANPGFHEAIGDLMALSVSTPRHLHKINLLESATSDEETDLNFLLNMALVKIAFLPFGYLVDQWRWGVFDGRTPPDKYNSEWWYLRTKYQGICPPTKRTEDQFDPGAKFHIPANYPYVSYFISFILQFQFHEKLCEAAHHTGPLHTCDIYRSAEAGAILKKVLQAGSSKPWPDVLQEAIGTREINANSLMKYFEPLTKWLQEQNVKETLGWPEFNWVPPIPEGYTGDGQEY; encoded by the exons ATGGGTGGAGGTGGTGTGGACAGGTTAGTAAAGTCTCTACTGATGCTTCTGCCAGTGCTGCTGCGCTGTGAAGCACTGCGAGAGAGCTGGCAGCCTGGAAACTACACCAACAGCACCGCTGACGCGCAGAGGTTCCTCAGAGATTACAACAGCACTGCTGAGGAGGTGTTCTTCTTCAGCGTGTCAGCCAGCTGGAACTACTACACAAATCTAACGGATTATAACGCCAACCTCCAG GTTAGTGCAGCTCTAGAGGGACAAGCCTTCCTTAAGGCCTGGGGGAAGAAGGCCAAGCAGGTCTTTTCTAATGAGCTTCTTGACTTTGAAGACATGAGGCTGATGGAGGGCATCATGCTGCTGGGACCTGCCAACCTTCCCCAGAAGGAAAGAGAGGAG TTGGACACCATTCTCAGCATCATGCAACATATTTATTCAACAACTAAGGTACACCCACGGCCAAACATAAGCTGGAGCCTGGAACCTG AGCTAACCGACATCATGGCCAAATCCAGGAGCTACAAGACGTTGCTCTACGTTTGGGAAGCCTGGCACAATGACTCCGGCGTGCCTATAAAGGAGTACTACCCCAGGTTTGTCGAGCTCAGCAACAAAGCCTCTAGAGGAGATG GATTCAATGACACTGGAGCAGAGTGGCGCTCTTGGTTCGAGACTCCAACTTTTGAACAGGATATTGAAAAGCTCTACATGACCATCGAGCCACTTTACCTGAACCTGCATGCATTTGTGCGCCGCAAGCTCTACAACTTCTATGGACCCAGATATATCAACCTGAAGGGACCGATTCCTGCACACCTGCTGG GAAATATGTGGGCCCAGACCTGGAACAACATCTTTGACATGATGGTCCCATTTCCTGACAAACCCAACGTGGATGTGACGGCTGAAATGGTTAAACAA GGCTACAATGCTACACACATGTTCCGTGTGGCCGAGGAGTTCTTCACCTCCTTGGATTTAGCAGAAATGCCTGAAGAATTCTGGGAAGGTTCTATGCTTGTTAAGCCTGAGGATCGAGAGGTAGTGTGTCAAACGTCTGCCTGGGACTTTTACAACCGCAAAGACTTCAG GATTATGCAGTGCACCACAGTGACCATGGAGCAGCTCATCACTGCTCACCGTGAGATGGCATACATCGAGTATTTCATGCAGTACAAGGACCAACCTGTGGGCTTTCGCGCTGGAGCCAACCCCGGATTTCACGAAGCCATCGGCGATCTTATGGCACTTTCTGTTTCGACCCCAAGGCACCTGCACAAAATTAACCTGCTAGAATCTGCGACCTCTGACGAAG AAACTGACCTTAACTTCCTGTTGAATATGGCTCTGGTGAAGATTGCCTTCCTTCCTTTTGGCTACCTTGTTGACCAGTGGAGATGGGGGGTGTTTGATGGGCGCACCCCTCCTGATAAATACAACTCTGAGTGGTGGTACCTCAG AACCAAATACCAAGGAATTTGCCCACCCACCAAGCGTACAGAGGACCAATTTGATCCTGGTGCAAAATTCCACATCCCTGCAAATTATCCATACGTCAG CTATTTTATCAGCTTCATCCTGCAGTTCCAGTTTCACGAGAAGCTGTGTGAAGCAGCCCATCACACTGGCCCTCTGCACACATGTGACATCTACCGGTCTGCAGAAGCAGGAGCCATTCTAAA GAAAGTTCTTCAGGCTGGTTCTTCCAAACCTTGGCCTGATGTGCTCCAGGAGGCCATTGGCACCAGAGAGATAAATGCCAACTCACTAATGAAATACTTTGAGCCTCTAACAAAGTGGCTGCAAGAACAAAATGTGAAAGAGACCCTGGGATGGCCAGAATTTAACTGGGTCCCACCCATTCCTGAGGGCTACACAGGAGATGG TCAAGAATACTGA